ATGCGCTCGCGCTACTCCGCGTTCGTGAAGGGGCTCGCGTCGTACCTGCTCCACACCTGGCACCCGGCCACCCGGCCGCCGTCGCTGCAGCTCGACGACAGGATCGAGTGGACCGGCCTCGAGGTGCTCGCCGCCCAGGCGGGCGGCCCCGACGACAAGCGCGGGATGGTCGAGTTCGTCGCCCACTTCACCCGTGACGACCTGCCGGGCTCGCTGCACGAGATCAGCCGGTTCCGCCGGCAGGGCGACACCTGGCTCTACGTCCGCGGGCGGGCCCGGTGGAGGGCGTAGGCTCGACCGATAACCTGAGCAACACCTGACCAGCAGCAACGACCCGAGGGCAGCATGACCGACACGGCGGACCAGGGCGGCACGGACCGCCCCGTGCGCCTGACCCTCGCTGCTGGCCAGACCGCCGGGTCCGACCGGCGGCGGCTGCTGCTGGTGGACGACCAGGGCGGTGAGTTCACGCTCGACATCACCCCCGACCTGCGCGCAGCCGTGCGCGGCGACTCACCGCGTCGATTGGAGACACCGATGAGCAGCAGCATCCGGCCCCGCGAGATCCAGATCCGGATCCGGTCCGGCGAGTCCGCG
This genomic interval from Nocardioides kongjuensis contains the following:
- a CDS encoding YchJ family metal-binding protein; translated protein: MPEPTSPSTRPACPCCSGQTYDDCCRPYHRDPGSAPSAEALMRSRYSAFVKGLASYLLHTWHPATRPPSLQLDDRIEWTGLEVLAAQAGGPDDKRGMVEFVAHFTRDDLPGSLHEISRFRRQGDTWLYVRGRARWRA